A genomic region of Vespa crabro chromosome 19, iyVesCrab1.2, whole genome shotgun sequence contains the following coding sequences:
- the LOC124430595 gene encoding ataxin-3-like isoform X2 — protein MDEAERIRMAESGIDSEDYKLFLEQPSENMDDSGYFSVQVISSALKGVWGLELVPYNSTEAAALMAQNDPSQMKAYICNYKGHWFTIRKIGTQWFNLNSMLSGPQLISDTYLAMYLAQLLQEGYSIFIVIGTLPQCPADEILMKNPIKPAPRTKECIKEEKPTTAGYRLGTKEEDEVMKAVRALEEIKVPWSYTSNIPSKFVNSSSDHKKNNLPEEGVSSDEKPRERIIPIRIEGKDDDQDDENEELQRALRLSLQDNEDDIDKNQNLRLESHTDNKAEPPSAEVDDADQDDELRKALQLSLECVTAPPTPDLEDLRWRRLNHFGVYSKASNNEASPKLNS, from the exons ATGGATGAAGCAGAACGTATTAGAATGGCCGAGTCAGGTATCGATAGCGAGGATTATAAACTTTTCTTAGag CAACCCTCAGAAAATATGGATGACAGTGGATACTTTTCCGTTCAAGTCATTAGCAGTGCTTTAAAGGGGGTTTGGGGTTTGGAGTTGGTTCCATACAACAGTACAGAAGCTGCTGCGTTGATGGCTCAAAATGATCCTTC GCAAATGAAAGCTTATATCTGCAATTACAAAGGACATTGGTTTACTATACGAAAGATTGGAACACAATGGTTCAATTTGAATTCGATGCTTAGTGGGCCACAGCTTATATCAGACACATATCTAGCGATGTATTTGGCTCAATTGTTACAAGAAG GTTAttcaattttcattgttattggtacaCTACCGCAATGTCCTGCGGacgaaatattaatgaagaaTCCAATTAAGCCCGCACCAAGAACAAAGGAATGTATTAAAGAAGAGAAGCCTACAACTGCAGGATATCGCTTAGGTaccaaagaagaagatgaagttATGAAGGCAGTTCGTGCTCTAGAAGAAATTAAAGTTCCTTGGTCTTACACCAGTAATATACCTTCAAAATTTGTAAATTCATCCTCGgaccataaaaaaaataatttgcctGAAGAGGGGGTATCATCCGATGAGAAACCTCGTGAACGAATAATTCCAATAAGAATAGAAGGGAAAGATGACGATCAAgatgatgaaaatgaagaattgCAAAGAGCATTACGTTTAAGTTTAcaagataatgaagatgatatagataaaaatcaaaatttaagATTGGAGTCTCATACTGATAACAAGGCAGAACCACCGTCGGCAGAAGTTGATGATGCGGATCAAGATGATGAATTAAGGAAAGCTCTACAATTGAGCCTTGAATGTGTAACAGCTCCACCAACACCAGATTTAGAAGATTTACGTTGGCGTCGATTAAATCATTTTGGTGTATATTCTAAAGCATCAAATAATGAAGCATCTCCAAAGTTGAAttcttaa
- the LOC124430595 gene encoding ataxin-3-like isoform X1, protein MESIFHEKQEGYLCAQHCLNALLQGAYFNAVDLANFGHQMDEAERIRMAESGIDSEDYKLFLEQPSENMDDSGYFSVQVISSALKGVWGLELVPYNSTEAAALMAQNDPSQMKAYICNYKGHWFTIRKIGTQWFNLNSMLSGPQLISDTYLAMYLAQLLQEGYSIFIVIGTLPQCPADEILMKNPIKPAPRTKECIKEEKPTTAGYRLGTKEEDEVMKAVRALEEIKVPWSYTSNIPSKFVNSSSDHKKNNLPEEGVSSDEKPRERIIPIRIEGKDDDQDDENEELQRALRLSLQDNEDDIDKNQNLRLESHTDNKAEPPSAEVDDADQDDELRKALQLSLECVTAPPTPDLEDLRWRRLNHFGVYSKASNNEASPKLNS, encoded by the exons ATGGAGAGTATATTTCATGAAAAG CAAGAAGGATATTTATGCGCGCAACATTGTTTGAACGCTCTTCTACAAGGTGCTTATTTTAACGCAGTAGATCTTGCTAATTTTGGTCATCAAATGGATGAAGCAGAACGTATTAGAATGGCCGAGTCAGGTATCGATAGCGAGGATTATAAACTTTTCTTAGag CAACCCTCAGAAAATATGGATGACAGTGGATACTTTTCCGTTCAAGTCATTAGCAGTGCTTTAAAGGGGGTTTGGGGTTTGGAGTTGGTTCCATACAACAGTACAGAAGCTGCTGCGTTGATGGCTCAAAATGATCCTTC GCAAATGAAAGCTTATATCTGCAATTACAAAGGACATTGGTTTACTATACGAAAGATTGGAACACAATGGTTCAATTTGAATTCGATGCTTAGTGGGCCACAGCTTATATCAGACACATATCTAGCGATGTATTTGGCTCAATTGTTACAAGAAG GTTAttcaattttcattgttattggtacaCTACCGCAATGTCCTGCGGacgaaatattaatgaagaaTCCAATTAAGCCCGCACCAAGAACAAAGGAATGTATTAAAGAAGAGAAGCCTACAACTGCAGGATATCGCTTAGGTaccaaagaagaagatgaagttATGAAGGCAGTTCGTGCTCTAGAAGAAATTAAAGTTCCTTGGTCTTACACCAGTAATATACCTTCAAAATTTGTAAATTCATCCTCGgaccataaaaaaaataatttgcctGAAGAGGGGGTATCATCCGATGAGAAACCTCGTGAACGAATAATTCCAATAAGAATAGAAGGGAAAGATGACGATCAAgatgatgaaaatgaagaattgCAAAGAGCATTACGTTTAAGTTTAcaagataatgaagatgatatagataaaaatcaaaatttaagATTGGAGTCTCATACTGATAACAAGGCAGAACCACCGTCGGCAGAAGTTGATGATGCGGATCAAGATGATGAATTAAGGAAAGCTCTACAATTGAGCCTTGAATGTGTAACAGCTCCACCAACACCAGATTTAGAAGATTTACGTTGGCGTCGATTAAATCATTTTGGTGTATATTCTAAAGCATCAAATAATGAAGCATCTCCAAAGTTGAAttcttaa